Proteins from a genomic interval of Ictalurus furcatus strain D&B chromosome 2, Billie_1.0, whole genome shotgun sequence:
- the LOC128617803 gene encoding fucolectin-like, translating into VLFSPTVNVALGGIATQSSVYNYYPAYFAIDGNRESNAYLLSCTHTNYEYKPWWRVDLLAVYDISNVIVTNRGDSSPQRIDGAEIRIGNSLVNNGNNNPRCVVISSIPAGASANYTCKMSGRYVNIIIPNVSQILTLCEVEVYGVAGYTFIFSSQFHIKFKVKLNFITAAKYQHCYFLLVPVTKRAFLRLKFNSIEDLMNPTVRDKVLQKMISVNVQPSVYQIRWTKQPEQKTGI; encoded by the exons gttctcTTCTCCCCTACAGTCAATGTGGCCTTAGGAGGAATAGCAACACAATCTTCTGTATACAATTATTACCCTGCTTACTTTGCTATTGATGGCAACAGAGAATCTAACGCTTATCTCctctcatgtacacacacaaattatgaGTATAAGCCATGGTGGAGGGTGGATTTGTTGGCGGTGTATGATATTAGCAATGTAATCGTCACTAACAGAGGGGACTCCTCTCCGCAACGGATAGATGGTGCTGAGATTCGCATTGGAAACTCCTTGGTCAACAATGGCAACAATAACCCCag ATGTGTCGTTATCTCTAGCATCCCTGCTGGTGCCTCTGCAAATTACACCTGCAAGATGAGTGGTCGTTATGTGAACATCATCATTCCCAATGTTAGCCAGATTCTCACGCTCTGTGAAGTGGAAGTCTACGGGGTTGCAGGTTACACTTTTATATTCAGTTCACAATTTCATATTAAATTTAAAGTCAAGTTAAATTTTATAACAGCTGCTAAATATCAACACTGCTATTTTTTGTTAGTGCCTGTTACTAAGAGGGCATTTCTGAGATTGAAGTTTAACAGCATTGAGGATCTCATGAACCCTACCGTGAGGGACAAAGTTCTtcaaaag ATGATATCTGTCAATGTCCAGCCATCAGTATATCAGATCCGTTGGACAAAGCAACCAGAACAGAAAACTGGAATTTGA
- the LOC128603562 gene encoding deleted in malignant brain tumors 1 protein — MNDAEVVCRQLGCGKALNANQIAHFGLEGDPIWLDDVQCSGSESDITQCSHNGYGEHDCHHTEDAGVTCSGNLRLAGGTDSCSGRVEILYNSQWGTVCDDDWDMNDAEVVCRQLGCGKALSANQIAHFGLEGDPIWLDDVQCSGSESDITQCSHNGYGEHDCHHTDDAGVTCSGNIRLAGGTDSCSGRVEILYNSQWGTVCDDDWDMNDAEVVCRQLGCGKALNANQIAHFGLEGDPIWLDDVQCSGNESDITQCSHNGYGEHDCHHTEDAGVTCSGTETLFHIMTLSSMYIHAYDMRRKKGPVIMISGFTQVRICINI, encoded by the exons ATGAATGATGCAGAGGTGGTGTGTCGACAGCTTGGATGTGGTAAAGCACTCAATGCCAATCAAATTGCCCACTTTGGCTTGGAAGGTGACCCAATATGGCtggatgatgttcagtgttctgGAAGTGAAAGCGACATCACTCAGTGCTCTCATAATGGATATGGAGAACACGACTGTCACCATACTGAAGATGCTGGTGTTACTTGCTCAG GTAACTTACGACTTGCAGGTGGCACTGACTCCTGCTCTGGTAGAGTGGAGATCCTGTACAATAGCCAGTGgggaacagtgtgtgatgatgactgGGACATGAATGATGCAGAGGTGGTGTGTAGACAGCTTGGATGTGGTAAAGCACTCAGTGCCAATCAAATTGCCCACTTTGGCTTGGAAGGTGACCCAATATGGCtggatgatgttcagtgttctgGAAGTGAAAGCGACATCACTCAGTGCTCTCATAATGGATATGGAGAACACGACTGTCACCATACTGACGATGCTGGTGTTACTTgctcag GTAACATACGACTTGCAGGTGGCACTGACTCCTGCTCTGGTAGAGTGGAGATCCTGTACAATAGCCAGTGgggaacagtgtgtgatgatgactgGGACATGAATGATGCAGAGGTGGTGTGTAGACAGCTTGGATGTGGTAAAGCCCTCAATGCCAATCAAATTGCCCACTTTGGCTTGGAAGGTGACCCAATATGGCtggatgatgttcagtgttctgGAAATGAAAGCGACATCACTCAGTGCTCTCATAATGGATATGGAGAACACGACTGTCACCATACTGAAGATGCTGGTGTTACTTGCTCAGGTACAGAAACACTCTTTCATATTATGACCCTGTCATCAATGTACATTCACGCGTATGatatgagaagaaaaaaggggCCGGTCATCATGATTTCTGGGTTCACACAGGTCAGaatttgtattaatatttaa